In the Sebastes fasciatus isolate fSebFas1 chromosome 20, fSebFas1.pri, whole genome shotgun sequence genome, one interval contains:
- the cops3 gene encoding COP9 signalosome complex subunit 3, with the protein MASALEQFVNNVRQLSAQGQMTQLCELINKSGELLAKNLSHLDTVLGALDIQEHSLGVLAVLFVKFSMPNIPDFETLFSQVQLFISTCNGEHIRYATDTFAGLCHQLTNALVERKQPLRGVVVLKQAIDKMQMNTNQLTSVHADLCQLCLLAKCFKPVLPFLELDMMDICKENGAYDAKHFLCYYYYGGMIYTGLKNFERALYFYEQAITTPAMAVSHIMLEAYKKYILVSLILHGKVQPLPKYTSQIVGRFIKPLSNAYHEMAQIYTTNNPAELRGVVNKHSEQFTRDSNTGLVKQCLSSLYKKNIQRLTKTFLTLSLQDMASRVQLSGPLEAEKYVLHMIEDGEIYASINQKDGMVCFHDNPEKYNNPAMLHKIDQEMLKCIELDEKLKSMDQEITVNPQFVQKSMGSQEDDVGSKTSSYS; encoded by the exons ATGGCTTCAGCCTTGGAGCAGTTTGTGAACAATGTGCGGCAGCTCTCCGCTCAAG GCCAGATGACTCAGCTGTGCGAGTTGATCAACAAGAGTGGGGAGCTGCTGGCCAAAAATCTGTCCCACCTGGACACGGTGCTGGGGGCCCTGGACATCCAGGAGCACTCCCTAGGCGTGCTGGCTGTGCT ATTTGTGAAGTTCTCCATGCCAAACATCCCTGACTTTGAGACGCTCTTCTCCCAAGTCCAGCTCTTCATCAGTACTTGCAATGGGGAGCACATTAGATATGCAACAGACACTT TTGCTGGTCTCTGCCACCAGTTGACAAACGCCCTTGTAGAGCGGAAACAG CCATTGAGGGGTGTTGTCGTCCTAAAACAGGCAATAGACAAAATGCAGATGAACACAAACCAACTTACCTCAGTTCATGCAGACCTGTGTCAG CTGTGCTTGTTAGCAAAGTGCTTCAAGCCCGTCCTGCCCTTCTTGGAATTGGACATGATGGACATCTGTAAGGAGAACGGAGCTTACGACGCAAAGCACTTTTTATGTTACTACTACTACGGTGGCATGATCTACACGGGCCTCAAAAACTTCGAAAGAGCACTGTATTTTTATGAACAG GCAATAACCACTCCAGCCATGGCAGTGAGCCACATCATGTTGGAAGCCTATAAGAAATACATCCTGGTGTCACTCATTCTCCACGGCAAAGTGCAGCCGCTGCCCAAATACACCTCACAAATAGTAGGGAGGTTCATCAAG CCCCTGAGCAACGCATACCACGAGATGGCTCAGATTTACACCACCAACAACCCGGCCGAGTTGCGCGGAGTGGTCAACAAACACAGCGAGCAGTTCACACGAGACAGCAACACGGGCCTGGTCAAACAGTGCCTCTCCTCCCTCTACAAGAAGAACATCCAGAGGCTAACAAAG ACCTTTCTGACACTGTCTTTGCAAGACATGGCGAGTCGAGTGCAGCTGTCGGGCCCGCTGGAAGCAGAGAAATACGTCTTACACATG ATTGAAGATGGTGAGATCTACGCTAGCATTAACCAAAAGGATGGCATGGTGTGCTTCCACGACAACCCCGAAAAATACAACAACCCAGCAATGCTCCACAAAATTGACCAAGAG aTGTTGAAATGTATAGAGCTGGATGAGAAACTAAAGTCTATGGATCAAGAAATCACAGTAAACCCACAATTTGTGCAGAAG AGTATGGGATCGCAGGAGGACGATGTTGGTAGCAAAACATCAAGTTATTCCTGA